The proteins below come from a single Halostagnicola larsenii XH-48 genomic window:
- the carA gene encoding glutamine-hydrolyzing carbamoyl-phosphate synthase small subunit, which yields MTAAYVALEGGHVIEGRGRASGTARGELVFTTAYSGYEESLTDPSYEEQVLTFSYPLIGNYGVREERFESDRIHPRAVLARELTEDVSEWLESEGVPALDHLDTREVVTDIRDGGAMKCGIAVGEDVTPEDALEELEACKGMSEHTEIGEQVSVDDAVVHGEDNDGETVALVDCGAKGSIVSSLLERDATVHVLPHDSTVAEVEAIDPDILFISNGPGDPANFEQAIALVEAFVEDTPVAGICLGQQVVARALGGSTAKMDFGHRGVNQPVLDLESGRVVMTTQNHGYTVAEPGEHLEVSQINVNDDTPEGLDGIEYDILTRQYHPEANPGPEDTFDFFDDVLAMGERPPQAVPADD from the coding sequence ATGACAGCAGCCTACGTAGCACTGGAAGGTGGCCACGTGATCGAGGGCCGTGGCCGTGCTTCGGGAACCGCTCGTGGGGAATTGGTTTTCACGACAGCGTACTCGGGATACGAAGAGAGTCTCACCGACCCCTCTTACGAGGAACAGGTGCTGACCTTTTCGTACCCGCTGATCGGTAACTACGGCGTCCGAGAGGAACGCTTCGAGTCCGATCGCATCCACCCGCGAGCGGTCCTCGCTCGAGAACTCACCGAGGACGTTTCCGAGTGGCTCGAGAGCGAGGGCGTTCCCGCACTGGACCACCTCGACACGCGCGAGGTCGTCACCGACATCCGCGACGGCGGCGCGATGAAGTGCGGTATCGCCGTCGGCGAGGACGTCACCCCCGAGGACGCACTCGAGGAACTCGAGGCCTGCAAGGGGATGAGCGAACACACCGAGATCGGCGAGCAGGTCAGCGTCGATGACGCCGTCGTCCACGGCGAGGACAACGACGGCGAGACGGTCGCGCTCGTCGACTGCGGCGCGAAGGGTTCGATCGTTTCCTCGCTGCTCGAGCGCGACGCGACGGTACACGTCCTGCCACACGACTCGACGGTCGCCGAGGTCGAAGCGATCGACCCCGATATCCTGTTCATCTCGAACGGACCCGGCGATCCCGCGAACTTCGAGCAGGCGATCGCGCTCGTCGAGGCGTTCGTCGAAGACACGCCCGTCGCGGGCATCTGTCTCGGCCAGCAGGTCGTCGCCCGCGCGCTCGGCGGCTCGACGGCAAAGATGGACTTCGGCCACCGCGGCGTCAACCAGCCCGTGCTCGACCTCGAGTCCGGACGGGTCGTCATGACGACTCAGAACCACGGCTACACCGTCGCGGAACCGGGCGAGCACCTCGAGGTGTCCCAGATCAACGTCAACGACGACACGCCGGAGGGCCTCGACGGTATCGAGTACGACATCCTCACCCGTCAGTACCACCCCGAAGCTAATCCCGGCCCGGAGGACACCTTCGACTTCTTCGACGACGTGTTGGCGATGGGCGAGCGGCCCCCTCAAGCGGTCCCGGCCGACGACTGA
- a CDS encoding SIMPL domain-containing protein produces MDRRRLLAATAAGLTVTTAGCLASAVTDNEGQSGDETDSSGNEIEVQATGEVETEPDEAVASIGIEATGDSAEEVSDELAARSETLRETFDDLEIPDERIESGRYEVRTRYEESGYVGTHQFQVEIDDVDRVGEIIDASAAAGADDIGRVNFTLSDELRAEVRDEAIDSALENADDEAAHIADNRGVELTGTKSVSTSNADVQPVRYDASTTAAESDGGAAPTTDIDSGPVTVRASATVVYSFE; encoded by the coding sequence ATGGATCGACGACGACTCCTCGCAGCGACGGCCGCTGGACTGACCGTAACTACCGCAGGCTGTCTCGCCAGCGCCGTGACCGACAACGAGGGCCAATCCGGCGACGAAACCGACTCGAGCGGCAACGAAATCGAGGTACAGGCGACCGGCGAGGTCGAGACCGAACCGGACGAGGCCGTCGCGAGTATCGGCATCGAAGCCACCGGCGACAGCGCCGAGGAGGTAAGCGACGAACTCGCGGCCCGATCCGAGACGCTTCGAGAGACGTTCGACGACCTCGAGATTCCCGACGAACGCATCGAGTCCGGACGGTACGAGGTTCGAACCCGATACGAAGAGTCGGGTTACGTGGGAACCCATCAGTTCCAGGTCGAAATCGACGACGTCGACCGCGTCGGGGAGATCATCGATGCGTCCGCCGCGGCCGGTGCCGACGACATCGGCCGAGTGAACTTTACGCTGAGCGACGAGTTACGGGCGGAGGTACGCGACGAGGCAATCGATAGTGCGCTCGAGAACGCCGACGACGAAGCCGCCCACATCGCGGACAATCGCGGCGTCGAACTCACCGGAACAAAGTCGGTCTCGACGAGCAACGCCGACGTGCAACCGGTCCGGTACGACGCGAGTACGACTGCCGCCGAATCGGACGGCGGGGCCGCGCCGACCACCGATATCGACTCCGGGCCGGTCACCGTGCGTGCGAGCGCGACTGTTGTTTATTCGTTCGAGTGA
- the purH gene encoding bifunctional phosphoribosylaminoimidazolecarboxamide formyltransferase/IMP cyclohydrolase — protein sequence MIRIAGMAGNRGRNLLNIADRAPGGAELAVVLTTSEDAPVREDATEREIPTEVVPLEDDMSRTDHEEAVLEALADYEFDLVCLDGYMRILTDTFLESAPTTLNVHPSLLPSFPGMDAWGDALEAGVSTTGCTVHVVTDATDDEGNVVESEVDAGPIVTQEPIPVYEGDDEDSLADRVLYEGEFRAYPRAVKWFADGAVTVDEDAGTVTVDADVATTAEGDHDGLPGRRLVSNDRLETLRYGENPHQDAAVYIDHTCDEASVVHAEQLNEGAKALSYNNYNDVDGALNLIKEFDEPAAAVIKHTNPAGCATADSLAEAYEKALSTDPMSAFGGIVALNRECDAETAEQVIDSFKEVVVAPGYSEDALEILFEKDNLRVLDVGALGDRTERFTEKPLVGGRLVQERDMQSISVDDLEVVTEREPTDEELESMVFGWQTLKHVKSNGILFTKGTETVGVGMGQVSRVDAVRLAAMKADEHAEGKDAEGAVMASDAFFPFPDGIEEAASAGIEAVVQPGGSVNDEDVIAAADEHDIAMAFTGQRSFRHD from the coding sequence ATGATCCGAATCGCCGGGATGGCCGGCAACCGCGGGCGCAACCTGCTCAACATCGCCGACCGCGCGCCGGGCGGCGCAGAACTGGCGGTCGTCCTCACCACCAGCGAGGACGCACCGGTGCGCGAGGACGCAACCGAACGGGAGATCCCGACCGAAGTCGTCCCGCTCGAGGACGACATGAGCCGAACCGACCACGAGGAGGCCGTGCTCGAGGCGCTCGCCGACTACGAGTTCGACCTCGTCTGTCTGGACGGCTACATGCGTATACTGACGGACACGTTCCTCGAGTCCGCGCCGACGACGCTGAACGTCCATCCCTCGCTGCTGCCGTCGTTCCCCGGTATGGACGCCTGGGGCGACGCGCTCGAGGCCGGCGTCTCGACGACCGGCTGTACGGTCCACGTCGTCACCGACGCGACCGACGACGAGGGCAACGTCGTCGAAAGCGAGGTCGACGCCGGCCCGATCGTGACCCAGGAACCGATTCCGGTCTACGAGGGCGACGACGAGGACTCGCTCGCCGACCGGGTGCTCTACGAGGGCGAGTTCCGAGCGTACCCGCGGGCGGTGAAGTGGTTCGCCGACGGCGCGGTCACGGTCGACGAAGACGCGGGAACCGTCACCGTCGACGCCGACGTCGCGACCACCGCCGAGGGCGACCACGACGGCCTGCCGGGTCGACGGCTCGTCTCGAACGACCGACTCGAGACGCTTCGATACGGCGAGAATCCCCACCAAGACGCTGCGGTGTACATCGATCACACCTGCGACGAAGCGTCCGTCGTCCACGCCGAGCAGTTAAACGAGGGAGCCAAAGCGCTCTCGTACAACAACTACAACGACGTCGACGGCGCGCTCAACCTGATCAAGGAGTTCGACGAACCGGCCGCAGCGGTGATCAAACACACGAACCCGGCGGGCTGTGCGACCGCGGATTCGCTCGCCGAGGCCTACGAGAAGGCCCTGTCGACGGACCCGATGAGCGCGTTCGGCGGCATCGTCGCGCTCAACCGCGAGTGCGACGCCGAAACCGCCGAACAGGTTATCGACTCGTTCAAGGAGGTCGTCGTCGCACCGGGCTACAGCGAGGACGCCCTCGAGATTCTCTTCGAGAAGGATAACCTTCGGGTGCTCGATGTTGGAGCACTGGGCGACCGAACCGAGCGCTTCACCGAAAAGCCGCTCGTCGGCGGACGGCTCGTCCAGGAACGCGACATGCAGTCGATATCCGTCGACGACCTCGAGGTCGTCACCGAGCGAGAGCCGACAGACGAGGAACTCGAGTCGATGGTCTTCGGCTGGCAAACGCTCAAACACGTCAAGTCAAACGGCATCCTGTTCACCAAGGGAACCGAGACGGTCGGCGTCGGCATGGGACAGGTCTCCCGCGTCGATGCCGTGCGACTCGCGGCGATGAAAGCCGACGAACACGCGGAGGGCAAGGACGCCGAGGGAGCCGTGATGGCTTCTGACGCCTTCTTCCCGTTCCCGGACGGCATCGAAGAAGCCGCGTCCGCCGGCATCGAAGCCGTTGTCCAGCCCGGCGGCTCGGTCAACGACGAGGACGTGATCGCGGCCGCGGACGAACACGACATCGCGATGGCGTTTACGGGCCAGCGGAGTTTTCGGCATGACTGA